The DNA window TTCCGTATATCGTCGTTTTAAAGATATTAATATGTTTATGAAAGAGCTCAAAAATCTATTGTCCAAAAATACAGGATCCGACAAATAAAATAGGACAAGCCCTATCAAATACATCTGCGAAATCCGCAGATGTATTTTTTTACACTGCGTTAACAAAACTAATACAGAGAGTTTATATTCCGTTTATATAATTGGTATTGTACAAACAAATAAGGGGGATACCTAAGAAATGAAAAAGAGTTTGATGTTGGTTTTGACACTGATCCTTACTTTCACATTGGCCGCATGCGGTCAAAACAACACTGCAAAGAATAATACTTCAGGATCGAATGGAGGAAATTCTACAGGTTCCGAGTTGTCCGGGTCGATTCTAGCTGTCGGTTCTTCTGCACTTCAACCACTGGTTGATCAAGCTTCTCAAAAGTTCATGGATTTAAATCCGAAGGTGTCTATCCAAGTGCAAGGTGGAGGCAGTGGAACTGGGCTGACTCAAGTCTCTGGAGGGCAAGCTGACATTGGTAACTCTGACGTATTCGCTGAGGAAAAGCTAGAAGCGGCTGAAGCGGGTGAATTAGTTGACCATCAGGTAGCAGTTGTTGCTATGGCTACAGTTATTAATCCAGATGTGAATGTTGATAACTTGACAAAAGATCAACTAGTCCAAATTTTTACCGGTAAGGTAACGAACTGGAGTGAAGTTGGTGGTAATGATCAAGCGATCCAAATCATCAATAGACCATCCAGCTCCGGTACTCGGGCAACATTTGAGAAATATGCGCTTGGAACAAAGACAGAAGATCTTAAAGGTGCAATTCAAGAAGATTCTTCCGGTACGGTTAAGAAGCTAGTTAGTGAAACACCTGGAGCTATCGGATATCTTGCTCTTTCCTATCTAGATGATTCAGTTAAAGAAGTGAAGTACGAAGGTGTAGAAGCAACTGTTGATAATGTAGCCAATGGAACTTATCCTGTGTGGGCATATGAACATATGTACACAAAAGGCGAGGCAAGTGAAGTAGTAAAAGCATTCCTTGATTTCATTGCATCTGATGAAGTTCAAAATGCTGATGTGGTTGAATTGGGATATATCCCAGCAAGCCAAATGCAAGTTAAACGCGATGTGGATGGAAACATCACTAAATAATAATGCATAACATCATATAGTAAGGAGAGAGGCGGAACCTTCTGCCTCTTTCTGTGCTGTGTAAAGGGAGAGGTTTCATGGCTCAGTCCGGCGGAAAGAAAAAGGTACAACCGCATATTATAGAGGAATGGACCGGTAAAATATATACTTCGTTATGTATCACTTTTCTGATTGTAACGATTTTCTCAATGGTTTTTTTTGTAGCATCTAAAGGATTAAGCTCATTCTTTGTAAATGGGATCAGCTTTGGTGAAATATTCGGAGGAACACAGTGGAAACCCGATGGAGAACCAGCGTTGTTTGGAGCATTGCCTTTTATCATCGGCTCGTTCAGCACATCGATATTAGCCGCGCTCATTGCTGCTCCACTTGGTATATGTGCAGCATTGTTTATGGTTGAAATTATGCCTAAATACGGAAAGAAATATTTGCAACCTGTTATTGAACTTCTTGCTGGCATACCATCTGTCGTTTACGGGTTTGTTGGATTAAGTGTAATAGTACCCTTCTATAGAGATATATTTCCTGGACAAGGACTGGGGATTGTTGCTGGAGCTACAGTTTTGTCTATTATGATCCTACCTACGATTACTTCGATTGCGACAGATGCACTTTCTGCTCTTCCTCCAGGACTTAAAGAGGGATCTTATGCTTTGGGAGCAACCAGATGGCAGACGCTATATCGTACAGTGCTTCCTACAACAATGCCTGCGTTAATGACAGGGGTTGTGCTTGGTATGGCGCGTGCATTCGGGGAAGCTCTTGCAGTTCAAATGGTTATCGGGAATGCACCTCATATTCCGACTTCCCTCTTTGAATCAACGTCGACACTAACAAGTGTCATCACTTTAAGTATGGGAAATACCGTTATGGGATCCATTCAGAACAATGTACTGTGGACCCTTGCGCTCATTCTTATGGCGATGACGTTCATCTTCGTATTTACAGTTCGTTGGCTTGAGAGGAGGGCAAAACGATGAGTGCAAAAACTGCAGATAAAGTAGCGACAGCGGTCATCATCACATTTGCAGGAGTTATCGTCCTGATTATGGCGGGCTTGCTTGGCTTCATTCTATTTCGCGGAGTAGGACATATCAGTTGGGATTTCCTGACTTCCGCACCGCAAACGATTAAGGCGGGTGGAGGAATAGGCCCTCAATTATTTAACTCTTTGTTTCTACTTGTTTTAACGATGATTATTACGATCCCACTCGGTTTGGGCGCAGGTATTTATATGAGTCAGTATTCAAAACCAGGGAAGGTTACGAATTTTATCCGTTTGATTGTTGAAGTGTTATCCTCGTTTCCTTCGATCGTCGTTGGTTTGTTCGGCTTACTCGTTATTGTTAATATATTTGGTTTTGGATTCTCATTATTCTCTGGCGCACTTGCGTTAACGGTATTTAATTTACCGTTGATGGTTCGTATCACAGAGCAGGCTATGGCTAGTGTTCCTCTGGCACAGAAAGAGGCTAGTTTGGCTTTGGGCTTGTCTAAATGGAAAACGATCAAATCGATTATGCTACCGATTGCCTTGCCAATCATTATAACAGGTACGATATTATCTGCTGGTCGCGTATTTGGAGAAGCTGCGGCACTGTTATTTACTGCAGGTATGAGTAGTCCAAGACTGGATTTCGGGAACTGGAACCCGCTAAGTCCTACGTCACCGTTAAATCCTTTTCGTCCCGCAGAAACGCTGGCCGTTCATATTTGGAAGATCAATTCCGAGGGCTTGGCCCCAGATGCGCCGGAAATTGCCGCAGGAGCTTCAGCTGTGTTGATATTAACCGTATTGATCTTCAATCTACTAGCGCGCTATATCGGGCGTTTAATGCACAAGAAATTTACGGCCACGAAATAGGAGGGCTATCATATGCAGAATATTGAATTGTCGGCCAAAGATTTGAGCGTATTCTATGGAGAGAAGCAAGCTGTAAAGAATATATCGCTTGATTTTGCTGCAAAGCAGGTAACGGCTTTAATAGGGCCTTCAGGCTGTGGTAAATCAACATTCCTTCGGAGCTTAAATCGGATGAATGATTTGATTGACGGAGCCCGGATTACCGGAGAAATTTGGATTGGGGATGAGAATGTAAATGACCCCAAGACAGATGTCGTTCTGCTTCGGCAGAAAATCGGCATGGTATGGCAGCGTCCTAATCCTTTTCATAAGTCCATATATGAGAATATCGCCTTTGGACCACGTTATCATGGAATTAAGAATAAGAAGAAGCTGGATCAGATTGTCGAGGAATCATTGAGAAAAGCAGCATTATGGGATGAGACGAAAGATCGACTGAACAAGTCGGCGCTTTCGTTATCAGGGGGACAGCAACAACGTCTATGTATTGCTAGATCAATTGCCGTTAGTCCAAGCATTATCTTAATGGATGAACCTGCTTCAGCGCTTGATCCCGTCTCTAGTGCCAAAATTGAAGAGCTCATTGCCGATTTAAAGCAGGAGTTCTGTATTATTATCGTAACACACAATATGCAGCAAGCTGCCCGTGTATCTGAGAAGACGGCTTTCTTCTTGATGGGTGATCTTGTGGAATATGGTGATACTAGCAAGATGTTTACGAACCCTTCTGAGAAACGTACGTCTGATTATATCTCAGGGAGATTTGGATAATTAATGTCAATTATGGAATAACCCGGGTTGCTTATGAAGCAGCCCGGGTTATTTAATGTTGAATATATTTAGATTACAGTAAGGAGATAACGAGAAGGTTATAGAGAACGAGTGGTAGAATAACGTCATTAAAGCCAGGACCGCCAAAACCAGGTCCACCGAAGAAAGCACGGTAATGTGGTTGATGACCTTGTTGTCCTAGTCCGGGATACTGCCCTCCATGATGCCCTTGGCCCCCTTGATGTCCCGGCATAGGATATCCTCCATGATGATGGTGCCCGTCTTGATGCCCCCAATTCCAATACTGCCCTCCATGGTGCCCATCTTGATGGCCCCAGTTCCAATACTGTCCATCATGATGTCCGCCATGTTGCCCTCCATGACCAGGGATAATTATGAACATATGGTCGCCATCCATATGAGATAGTCTACCTTCATAAGTGATTCCATCTACAGTTTGAACACGTACCGGATGATTAGCATATTGATTTCCAAGTTGATGGACCTTATTTTTAACTCCTTGCATGGCTTTAATTGAATTATCATCGGCTCTATAAATAACTTGACCTTGCCCTTGGCTTTGACCTTGCCCTTGTAAAGACATAAGTTTATTACCTCCACTAAGTCATTTTTTTCTCATACCGTATCGTATGCGATAGCCTATAGGGAGGTGCCTACAAAAAAGGCGCTAGAGTTCATCCGCTCTAAACGCCTTTTTAAGATTTTTTCTTTTTACCTTTCTTCTCCGTATCTTCACGTTCTTTAAGCAAAGAATAAAATGCGAATAAATCCCCAAGTACTTGAAGACCCGCGGCGATAATAGCTAGGTCCTCGGCCGTTAAGTCATTATTAACTAAATTAAATTCTTCATCTTCTAAAATATTGTTCCTTCTTGGCAAGGATATCACCTGCATTGAATTGTATTAGCTACATCATATGCAATGATGGAACATCTGGAGTAGGCAGACAACATCATAATGTTGGTAGCAATGCTGTTAAGCTTATATTTTTTGTAGCTCAACAAGTGCCGTGACTGAAAAGGCTATGCCCTAATATGATGGTCTATACTTCTGAAAAGGGAGGGAATACAATGTCGGGATGTTGTAACGAAGGTATTGTCGGAGGAGCAGGATTATGGACTTCTACAGGGGTAATATTGGTTTTGTTCATTCTTCTTGTAATCGTATCAAGAGCGTGCCTTATCTAGTGTTACAAAGACACCCTGCGTGAAAAAAAAGGTCCAGCAAATCATTTTGCCGGGCCTTTTTATTTTGTTATATTTATCTATTTTAAATTAAATATTTACCAAAGCGTTGCATACCTTCTTGTACTGCAAGCTCTAAAGATGATTCTATGTGAAGGTCTTTCTCCCACCACCAATTCTTGATCACGGATTTACCATTTTGATGGTGTTTCTCTGGTTCAAACCTAGCGATTAATTGATCGCCATATAGTACTGGTAATACATAATAACCATATTGACGGTCCACTGCAGGCTTATAAACTTCCCAGCGATATTCGAAATTAAATAATTCCTTAATCAAATTTCGGTCCCAGAGCAGGTTATCTAGAGGTGCCAGAATCCTGACGTGGGGCTTGCTCAGAGCATCTTGTTTGGTAATGCCTTCTAGCATAGGCAAATTCTCAGAACGAATGTATAGAGGAAAAGTCATATTTTCTATGGTAACTTCCACGATTTTATGATTAGTAAGTAGACGGCTAAAGGCTTCGTTTCGCTCTTTACTCTTAAAACCACTGCCAATGGAGGGCTGAATGCCAAGCCATGCATCACTTGGACGATTCCATAGCAAACCAATACTATCGATTCTTCTCAGTACAAACCAGTCGAAGAAGTCTTGTTCGGTAGCGTTTGGTTCAGGACTATGAAGAACACTTGTGGTTATATGGCGCTCCGCGAGGTCGTAATATTTCCGAGTGCGAACCTTATGATGAATTACAAGCTCACCCGCATAATACATTCCCTCGAGGGCAGCCCTAGCCATTCTTGTCTCTCCATAGTGCCAATCGACCTTGTCTTCAAATTCAAAGTCTGAAGAGCAACAGGCGCCTTGGGTCGTTATTTTCTTCACAATCGCTTCAATAATATCTCTATGTTGGTTGCACCAAGGTATGTACTTCGCCCTGAATCTTGAGAAATAAGGCCAATCTTCAGCGAGGCAGATTGACATGTTCTTGTCCCATTGGTCAATCAGCTGATAGTCAGTATACAACAGCTCTCGTAGTTGGTCAGGACGATAATTGCTAATACGTGATTGTAATATTAGATCCTGATTTTGGCCGACAACATTAAGCGGATCATATTGAATACAACGTACCCTGTTCATATAATCCATTACACCTGAAGTACCCGATAAGATATCACGGTCTAGAAAGTGGTAATGTATTAGAAACCGTCTTGCTTGCTCTTTGCTTATCCGTATACTCATAATGATTAAACCTGCCCCTTATGGTATTTATTCTCATTATATGCGAACGTATGATCTTTTTGAATATAGAATCGAAAAAAATCCCCGCTTGATTTGAAATCTGGCGGGGTTTTCTTAAGGGAAGTCTAAATTTTTGGTTCGAAAGTTTTGCAGTCGGTCTCTGCTGAATTCTTGGCGTGCTTTCCCTGATGACTTACTACATAAATGGAGGAAGCAGCGCATTTATTTCCAGCTGCCCAATAATTACAATTGTTTACCTCGCAAAGAACATCTTTTGCCATAGTTGGTTCACCCCCTTACCTTATTAACTAGGATGATCAGGATATGGGGGGGATATACATTTAGGATGAACTATGGAAGAATCACACGCCTTGCGGAAATAAGGCATCAAGTGCCGGACAAGGCCGTTTCTCAAGATATTGTTCAAGTGGGGCAGGCATGTTGGAGTAGATATCTTTTAATGATGTGCCTTGATATATATTTCCGATGATGATCGGATGACACAGCTCAGAAATGAGTATATCGCCATTACCGTGTAAATGAAGTTGTTTCATCCCTTCGATACAGTGGGGGAAGTATACCCCAGGCTGTTCTTCAAATCCAAGTGCTTCAGCAAAACGATCCATACACGTAAAGTAGAGAACGGTGTCCTCCTTCTTGTGTTGAATTAAATCATGTACTGCTTGTTTCAACGCATCGCGAGCGGCGATCGCCTTCCAGCCCGTGTGATCCATGATGATACTATTCTGAATTTCATGGGTGCGCACACCTAATTGGTACACCTTTTCGCTAATGGCCTGCATATTATGCTCAGTCTCGGCGAATAGAAGAGTTTCGAGAACCGTATCGATGCTAGTTGTCGCGCACATGGCAATATTACGACATATCTTATCATAAACACTTGGATGTACATTATAGTAGTTAGAATGACTCTCAGCAGTAGTGAAGTTAAAGGAGAAATGAATGGTCGTTAATCCGGCGTTCGCTAATTGCTGAATCCGTTCGGGATTAAGTAAGCTACCATTAGAGTTTAACTGAGTTTCAATCCCTTTGGAGCGACAATAGGCAACAATCTCTACACAGTCTTGAAACTTGAGGGTTACCTCGCCACCAGACAGTCGTACTCGCTTGATCGTTGGGATCTCTTCGAGTATACGAATAACTTCTTTACCGTCAATGGATTCTCCATCGTTTCTATTATATGCGCAGCAATAATCGCAACGAAAATTACAATTGGAGGTAACACCGACCTCGAGTGCCTCTAGCTCATATGTAACAGGCTTTTCTAACTCAAGAAATTTATATTTTATATTGTTCATAGTTTTAAAGTCCTCCTGAGAATGATGTGTATTTGAAAACATTCAACCTTTAGGATTATAAAGCTTTATCTATTTTCGGTTTGTGATTTTTTTAACTCCAAATTTAAAGATCATTATCGTTAGATGGAGGGTAGAGTTTTCAATTTGGAATTGAAATTGATGCTGATATTGTATTTCAATAAGAAAATTGCTAATATAAACTTACAATGATGAGAGGACTGATGAATGGACAATGATTAACTAATCTATATTTTTATTTGAAATGAATAACTTCAAACTACAAAATATAGGGTTAGTCTATCATTTTTCATAAATCGGTTTTCACTTGAATGATCATGAATCTATTGGTGAAAAAGAACTTTTTCATCGAAGTGAAAGACTAATCCTTCCGATTACGAATGGGGAGGATTTTTTTGTTCTCTCATAGAAATATTGATACTTTTTATCTGTAGGATAAAGGGGAGGAAGAAATGAATAATTCAGACACTACCGTTACACATGTAATGCTCCGTATAAGTCGATAATATCAATTAAACTTATACGGAGGAATTAACATGTCAATGATACAAGTACAAGACTTAACTTTTTCTTATCCAAGCAGCTTTGACAATATTTTTGAAGGCGTAAACTTTCAGATTGATACGGATTGGAAACTTGGATTTATCGGTAGAAATGGACGAGGTAAAACAACATTCTTTAATTTGTTATTGGGGAATTATGAATATAGCGGAAAAATCACGTCTTCGGTGGATTTTAATTATTTTCCTTATCCTGTTTCAGATAAAAATAAGTATACCTATGAAATCCTTGCAGAAATTTGTCCCCAAGCAGAAGATTGGGAATTTCTTCGCGAAATATCCTATCTTGATGTTGATGCCGAGGTCATGTACAGACCATTTAGTACATTATCCAATGGAGAACAAACGAAGGTATTACTTGCCGCACTATTTTTGAATGAAGGCCAATTTCTATTAATCGATGAGCCAACCAATCATTTAGACACCGATGCACGTAAGATAGTCTCAAATTATTTGAAGAAGAAAAAAGGGTTTATTTTAATTTCTCACGACAGAATCTTTTTAGATGGATGCGTTGACCATATCCTGTCAATTAATAGAGCTAATATAGAAGTTCAAAGTGGTAACTATTCTTCATGGAAGTTAAATTTTGATCGACAACAGGAACATGAAGAAGCAACGAATGAGCGTCTACAAAAAGACATCGGGAGATTAAAAGACTCCTCCAAGCGTTCTACAGGTTGGTCTCATCAAGTAGAAGCTTCTAAAAATGGGACAAGGAATTCGGGTTCTAAGTTAGACAAGGGGTTTGTCGGACATAAAGCGGCAAAGATGATGAAGAGAGCAAAGAACATTGAATCCAGGCAACAAAAAGCGATTGAGGAAAAGTCAAAACTGCTCAAAAATGTGGAAAAAACCGAGTCATTAAAATTAGAACCATTGGAATTTCAGGCAAAAGAATTGGTTGTTTTGGCTGATGTATCGATTCAGTATGATGATCAAATCGTGAATAAGCCAATTAGCTTTACCGTTGAACAAGGCGAGCGAATTGTACTTGATGGGAAAAATGGAAGCGGAAAAAGCAGTATCTTAAAACTAATTTTAGGAAATCCGATACAACATACGGGCTCAATCAATTTAGGTTCTGGACTTATCATTTCTTATGTTCAGCAGGATACTTCTCATTTGAAGGGACAGCTATCAGATTTCATTGTAGAGCATGAGATTAATGAATCATTATTTAAATCGATCTTACGTAAGATGGATTTTGACCGAATACAATTTGAGAAAGATATATCGCATTATTCTGGTGGACAAAAGAAAAAGCTGCTTATAGCCAAAAGTTTATGTGAAGAAGCTCATTTATATATTTGGGATGAACCTTTAAATTTTATTGATCTTTATTCACGTATGCAGATTGAAGAGCTTATTCAAGATTTTAATCCCACCATGGTTATTGTGGAGCATGATCTGGCTTTTCAACAAACCATTGCAACCAAAACGATATATATGTAATTAAATTTGAAAACTTGAAGATCAAATTTTTTTTCAAAATGAGATTAAAAATTTCAGTAAGAAAAACCCCCGCTAGATTTGAAATCTGGCGGGGGTTTTCTTAAGGAAGATCTAGATTTTGGGTTTCTTTCGATGATGGATTGTCAGGGGCTCGAACCCTGGACCTGCCGATTAAGAGTCGGCTGCTCTACCAACTAAGCTAACAATCCTTATCAATATGAAGTCCTCATGGTGGAGAATAGGGGGCTCGAACCCCTGACCTCTTCGCTGCCAGCGAAGCGCTCTCCCAGCTGAGCTAATTCCCCGTGAAAAAACGTTGCTTAAGTATTATACAAAATAAGTAGCTAATAATGCAAGAGAAAATTTTGGGCTTGTAAAAGGAGAGGAACAGTAATGTGATTTTTACAAATTAGCCAATAAGAGGATGCCAGCGAGGGGCATCCTCTTAAATGCAAAGCTCTTCCAATCTTCATTGTTTATTTAGCTACTGTTTCATATTGATGGCTGCATTTTCACCAGCGATACGTCCAGAGTTCCAAGCAAAGCCAGTTGCCAAACCTTCAAAAGTAGGGCAGCTTGTGATATTACCATAGAATCCGGCCGCATCGTTACCTACAACGTACAAGCCTGGGATAGGTTTAAGATTCTCATCTGTTGCTTGTAGTTTTTCGTTAACGCGTACGCCACCAAGTGTGCCTAGGTTACTAATTTGCATTTTGATTGCGTAGAAAGGTCCTTCTTTTACTTCATAAACCAAGCTTTTTTCGCTTTTTCCTAAAGGATCTTCCTTTGTTTGTACGGCTTTATTGTACTCTTCTACCTAGAAGTAAGACGATCAGATTCCATATCCAAGTTTTTAGCTAATTCTTCTAAAGTGTCACCTTTCGTGATAATTCCTTGTTTCACACCTTCTTCAGCTACTGCAGTGAAGTCACCGGGTTCCATGTTAGGACCACCAACAGCGGTATCCATTGTTAATGTTTTACCATCTGTATAGCTTTTCAGTGTATTGGTATCAACTAAGATATAGTAGACACCGCCTACAGATTAACCTGCGTTTGATGTTTGAGCCGTATCCCATACAAGTTCTTCATTTGCGTAGCGATTATCAGATTGATCGATCCACATTAAGGGAGAACGAGTGATTCGATTCTCATGTATTACTCTTGTTACTCTCTTTCATACTTATCTATTCTACCAAGGAAAACATAGTCAGAACAATATACATGCTCTCCATTTGGAATCGTTATGAGCGGCTCTTTAATAATTCGATTCTGGAGGTTCACATCGATTGTGTGGATGCTAGTCCATGTATAGTAGATGTTTTTGTTTAAAGGGAGGTTTCGACCATGCTCTTCTTTAGTAAATGGACAAAGTTCTGAGCAGACTTAGATAAGTAATGATTCTTCAACCATATGATTCCGACCGAAGAAGACAATGTAGTGCTCGAGATTTTATAACTCTGTATAGGATATCCTTTATGACGTTTAAGTATAGTTTCTGGAACGATAGACGCGCCAAAGCCAGATGAGACTAGATCCATCAAAAGCGTAATATCGGAGCATTCACTAACTATATTGGGATGTAGCTGAAACCGAGAAAATGCTTCCGTGATTAAATAGTGCACCCCAAGCCCTTCGGTACTCGGCAAAATGAGTGGAAAGTGTTGAATATCAGCAAGGGAAACTTCATGATCAAATGCCTTCTGTAGTGTGGAAGTAATAAAGTAAAAAGGTTCTGTATGAAGATGAAGCACGGAGAAATGCTCCAACTCAAGTGGTAATCGAATGATAGCCAGCTCGACTGCGCGGTCTCTGACCAATCTACAAAGGTGGGAAGATTCATTTTGCTGAATTTTGTAGGTTACCTTAGGGTAATGTTCCTGAAATTGATGAAGTAATCCGGGTAACTCAACGACAGAGAACGTATTGATGCCGAGCGTTAATCTTCCGTTTATCCCGTTTCCGACTTCCTTAACTTCCATTTTGGCTTCTTCCATTAGCTGAGTCATTTGCAAAGCATATTTATATAAAGCTTTTCCAGCTTCCGTTACTTCTAGAAACTTCCCGCTTCGTTCAATTAGCTTTGAACCAAGTTCCTCTTCCATTGTTTTTAATTGCTGGCTTAACGGAGGTTGACTGATATGGAGCCTTTCAGCAGCAGCGGAGATTTTTCTTTCTTCAACTATAGCTATGAAATATCGCAGCTGTCTTATGTCCATCCTTGAACACACACCTTTCTTGTATATGAAAAAAATAAGAAAAACAATTT is part of the Paenibacillus segetis genome and encodes:
- a CDS encoding phosphate ABC transporter substrate-binding protein yields the protein MKKSLMLVLTLILTFTLAACGQNNTAKNNTSGSNGGNSTGSELSGSILAVGSSALQPLVDQASQKFMDLNPKVSIQVQGGGSGTGLTQVSGGQADIGNSDVFAEEKLEAAEAGELVDHQVAVVAMATVINPDVNVDNLTKDQLVQIFTGKVTNWSEVGGNDQAIQIINRPSSSGTRATFEKYALGTKTEDLKGAIQEDSSGTVKKLVSETPGAIGYLALSYLDDSVKEVKYEGVEATVDNVANGTYPVWAYEHMYTKGEASEVVKAFLDFIASDEVQNADVVELGYIPASQMQVKRDVDGNITK
- the pstC gene encoding phosphate ABC transporter permease subunit PstC, which produces MAQSGGKKKVQPHIIEEWTGKIYTSLCITFLIVTIFSMVFFVASKGLSSFFVNGISFGEIFGGTQWKPDGEPALFGALPFIIGSFSTSILAALIAAPLGICAALFMVEIMPKYGKKYLQPVIELLAGIPSVVYGFVGLSVIVPFYRDIFPGQGLGIVAGATVLSIMILPTITSIATDALSALPPGLKEGSYALGATRWQTLYRTVLPTTMPALMTGVVLGMARAFGEALAVQMVIGNAPHIPTSLFESTSTLTSVITLSMGNTVMGSIQNNVLWTLALILMAMTFIFVFTVRWLERRAKR
- the pstA gene encoding phosphate ABC transporter permease PstA, with translation MSAKTADKVATAVIITFAGVIVLIMAGLLGFILFRGVGHISWDFLTSAPQTIKAGGGIGPQLFNSLFLLVLTMIITIPLGLGAGIYMSQYSKPGKVTNFIRLIVEVLSSFPSIVVGLFGLLVIVNIFGFGFSLFSGALALTVFNLPLMVRITEQAMASVPLAQKEASLALGLSKWKTIKSIMLPIALPIIITGTILSAGRVFGEAAALLFTAGMSSPRLDFGNWNPLSPTSPLNPFRPAETLAVHIWKINSEGLAPDAPEIAAGASAVLILTVLIFNLLARYIGRLMHKKFTATK
- the pstB gene encoding phosphate ABC transporter ATP-binding protein PstB, whose product is MQNIELSAKDLSVFYGEKQAVKNISLDFAAKQVTALIGPSGCGKSTFLRSLNRMNDLIDGARITGEIWIGDENVNDPKTDVVLLRQKIGMVWQRPNPFHKSIYENIAFGPRYHGIKNKKKLDQIVEESLRKAALWDETKDRLNKSALSLSGGQQQRLCIARSIAVSPSIILMDEPASALDPVSSAKIEELIADLKQEFCIIIVTHNMQQAARVSEKTAFFLMGDLVEYGDTSKMFTNPSEKRTSDYISGRFG
- a CDS encoding YjcZ family sporulation protein, coding for MSGCCNEGIVGGAGLWTSTGVILVLFILLVIVSRACLI
- a CDS encoding DNA glycosylase AlkZ-like family protein codes for the protein MSIRISKEQARRFLIHYHFLDRDILSGTSGVMDYMNRVRCIQYDPLNVVGQNQDLILQSRISNYRPDQLRELLYTDYQLIDQWDKNMSICLAEDWPYFSRFRAKYIPWCNQHRDIIEAIVKKITTQGACCSSDFEFEDKVDWHYGETRMARAALEGMYYAGELVIHHKVRTRKYYDLAERHITTSVLHSPEPNATEQDFFDWFVLRRIDSIGLLWNRPSDAWLGIQPSIGSGFKSKERNEAFSRLLTNHKIVEVTIENMTFPLYIRSENLPMLEGITKQDALSKPHVRILAPLDNLLWDRNLIKELFNFEYRWEVYKPAVDRQYGYYVLPVLYGDQLIARFEPEKHHQNGKSVIKNWWWEKDLHIESSLELAVQEGMQRFGKYLI
- a CDS encoding DUF1540 domain-containing protein, giving the protein MAKDVLCEVNNCNYWAAGNKCAASSIYVVSHQGKHAKNSAETDCKTFEPKI
- a CDS encoding radical SAM protein, with protein sequence MNNIKYKFLELEKPVTYELEALEVGVTSNCNFRCDYCCAYNRNDGESIDGKEVIRILEEIPTIKRVRLSGGEVTLKFQDCVEIVAYCRSKGIETQLNSNGSLLNPERIQQLANAGLTTIHFSFNFTTAESHSNYYNVHPSVYDKICRNIAMCATTSIDTVLETLLFAETEHNMQAISEKVYQLGVRTHEIQNSIIMDHTGWKAIAARDALKQAVHDLIQHKKEDTVLYFTCMDRFAEALGFEEQPGVYFPHCIEGMKQLHLHGNGDILISELCHPIIIGNIYQGTSLKDIYSNMPAPLEQYLEKRPCPALDALFPQGV
- a CDS encoding Lsa family ABC-F type ribosomal protection protein gives rise to the protein MSMIQVQDLTFSYPSSFDNIFEGVNFQIDTDWKLGFIGRNGRGKTTFFNLLLGNYEYSGKITSSVDFNYFPYPVSDKNKYTYEILAEICPQAEDWEFLREISYLDVDAEVMYRPFSTLSNGEQTKVLLAALFLNEGQFLLIDEPTNHLDTDARKIVSNYLKKKKGFILISHDRIFLDGCVDHILSINRANIEVQSGNYSSWKLNFDRQQEHEEATNERLQKDIGRLKDSSKRSTGWSHQVEASKNGTRNSGSKLDKGFVGHKAAKMMKRAKNIESRQQKAIEEKSKLLKNVEKTESLKLEPLEFQAKELVVLADVSIQYDDQIVNKPISFTVEQGERIVLDGKNGSGKSSILKLILGNPIQHTGSINLGSGLIISYVQQDTSHLKGQLSDFIVEHEINESLFKSILRKMDFDRIQFEKDISHYSGGQKKKLLIAKSLCEEAHLYIWDEPLNFIDLYSRMQIEELIQDFNPTMVIVEHDLAFQQTIATKTIYM
- a CDS encoding LysR family transcriptional regulator, producing MDIRQLRYFIAIVEERKISAAAERLHISQPPLSQQLKTMEEELGSKLIERSGKFLEVTEAGKALYKYALQMTQLMEEAKMEVKEVGNGINGRLTLGINTFSVVELPGLLHQFQEHYPKVTYKIQQNESSHLCRLVRDRAVELAIIRLPLELEHFSVLHLHTEPFYFITSTLQKAFDHEVSLADIQHFPLILPSTEGLGVHYLITEAFSRFQLHPNIVSECSDITLLMDLVSSGFGASIVPETILKRHKGYPIQSYKISSTTLSSSVGIIWLKNHYLSKSAQNFVHLLKKSMVETSL